From the genome of Adlercreutzia equolifaciens DSM 19450:
CCGCCCGTGTCGATCATGTCGTCGTTCAGGATGCAGATCTTGTCGGTCACGTCGCCGATAAGCGCGGTGATCTCGGCCTGGTTGTGCTTCGGGCGATCCTTGTGCATGATGGCGATGTCGCAATCGAGCGCCGTGGAGAACTTCTTCGCCGCCTTCGCGCGGCCCACGTCCGGCGAGACCACGCACAGACGCTCGGGGTCGAAACCCTTGTTGCGGAAGTAGTCCACGAAGATGGGCATGGCCGTCATGTGGTTCACGGGGATGTCGAAGAAGCCCTGGATGGCATCCTGGTGCAGATCCACCGTGATGATGTTGTCGATGCCGGAGACCTCGAGCAGATCGGCCACGAGCTTGGCCGTGATGGGCTCGCGCGGGGCGGCCTTGCGGTCCTGACGGGCGTAACCGTAGTGCGCGATGACCGCCGAGATGGAGCGGGCGCTTGCGCGCTTGGCGGCATCGGCCATGATGAGCAGCTCCATGAGGGCGTCGTTCACGTCGAAGGTCTCGCTCGCGCACACCGACTGGATGAGGAACACGTCGGCGCCGCGGATGGACTCCTGGTAGCGGGCGTAGATCTCGCCGTTGGCGAACTTCTCGTGCTTGATGTTGCCGAGGTTCACGTTCAGGTACTTGGCGATCTCCTCGGCCAGCTCCGGATTCACCGAGCCGGAGAACAGGATCATGCGCTTGGTCATCTCGGTCATAGGGTGCGTCCCTTCTGCGACGGGTCTTTCAGCTTCGGTTATTGTAGTACGGCGCGCCGCTTCATGCGGGCTGAAGCGGCGCGACCGACTATTTCTTCTTCTCGATGGGGTGGGCCGCCACCCAGCCTTCTATCTCCTGCTGTCTGGCGCGGCCGAGGGCCAGCGCTCCCGGCGTCACGTCCTTAGTGATGGTGGAGCCAGCACCCACGTGCGCCCCGGCGCCGATGGTCACGGGCGCTACCATCATGGTATCGGATCCTACGAAGGCGCCGTCCTCGATGACGGTGGCGTGCTTGTTCGCGCCGTCGTAGTTGCAGGTGATGGAACCGGCGCCGATGTTCACGCCCTCCCCCATGGTGGTGTCGCCGATGTAGGACAGATGCGGCACCTTCGAGCCCTTGCCAATGGTAGATTTCTTGATCTCCACGTGGGTGCCGGCCTTGGCGCCCTCGCACAAGTGCGCCGCCGGACGCAGGTAGGCGCGCGGACCGCAGGTGGCGCCGTCATCGATGAGCGCCTCCACCGCCACGGTCTCGTCGATGCGGCAGCCGCACCCGACGCGCGTGTCGGTCAGGCGGCTGTTCGGGCCCACAACACTGTCCTCGCCGATCGTCGTCTTACCCAGCAGCATGACGTTGGGCAGAAGCTCCACGTCGGGGGCGATCTCCACCTCGGGGCCGATGTAGGCCGTGGCCGGATCCCACATCGTGACGCCAGCGGCCATGTGCGCGTCGTTGATGCGCCGCTGCATGACGCGGGTCGCTTCGGCCAGCTGGTCGCGGGAGTTCACGCCCAGGCACTGCTCCGCATCGCTCGTCTTATAGGCGAGCACGGGCCGCCCGGCGGCGCGGCTGATGGCCAGCACGTCGGTAAGATAGAACTCGCCCTGGGCGTTGTCGGAGTTCACCTGGGAAAGCGCGTCGAAAAGGGCGCGGGCGTCGAAGCAGTAGACGCCGGAGTTGCACTCGGTGATGGCCGCTTCCTCGGGGCTCGCGTCCTTCTGCTCGACGATGCGGGCCACCTCCCCGGCGCCGTCGCGCACGATGCGGCCGTAGCCGAAGGGGTTTTCAAGCTCCATGGTAAGCACGATGACCGCCGCGTTGTGCTCCTCGCGCAGAGCCGCCATCTGGCGAATGGTCTCGGGCTGAATGAGCGGGGAGTCGCCGGAGAGCACCACGACGGCGCCGTCGAAGCCGGCCAGGGCATCGGCGGCGGCCAGCACCGCATCCGCCGTGCCGCGCTGGGCCTCCTGCACGACGACCTCGGTATCGCCTTCCACCAAAGGGATCACCTGGTCGCGCATATGCCCCACCACGGTGACGACCCTATCGGCGCCCGCCTCCTTGGCCGCTTCCACGACCCACCGCACGAGCGGGCGGCCCAGCACCTCGTGAACCACCTTCGGCTTCTTCGACTTCATACGGGTACCGGCCCCCGCGGCCAAAATAATCGCAGCAGTTTCCATGAAACGCCTTTCTAT
Proteins encoded in this window:
- a CDS encoding ribose-phosphate diphosphokinase — encoded protein: MTEMTKRMILFSGSVNPELAEEIAKYLNVNLGNIKHEKFANGEIYARYQESIRGADVFLIQSVCASETFDVNDALMELLIMADAAKRASARSISAVIAHYGYARQDRKAAPREPITAKLVADLLEVSGIDNIITVDLHQDAIQGFFDIPVNHMTAMPIFVDYFRNKGFDPERLCVVSPDVGRAKAAKKFSTALDCDIAIMHKDRPKHNQAEITALIGDVTDKICILNDDMIDTGGSLVAAAATLKAKGAAEVYACATHGLFSGPAYERLENSCIEEVVVTNAVPVPLARQTGKIKVLSIAPLFAQTIDVVYNNGSIGKLFE
- the glmU gene encoding bifunctional UDP-N-acetylglucosamine diphosphorylase/glucosamine-1-phosphate N-acetyltransferase GlmU, encoding METAAIILAAGAGTRMKSKKPKVVHEVLGRPLVRWVVEAAKEAGADRVVTVVGHMRDQVIPLVEGDTEVVVQEAQRGTADAVLAAADALAGFDGAVVVLSGDSPLIQPETIRQMAALREEHNAAVIVLTMELENPFGYGRIVRDGAGEVARIVEQKDASPEEAAITECNSGVYCFDARALFDALSQVNSDNAQGEFYLTDVLAISRAAGRPVLAYKTSDAEQCLGVNSRDQLAEATRVMQRRINDAHMAAGVTMWDPATAYIGPEVEIAPDVELLPNVMLLGKTTIGEDSVVGPNSRLTDTRVGCGCRIDETVAVEALIDDGATCGPRAYLRPAAHLCEGAKAGTHVEIKKSTIGKGSKVPHLSYIGDTTMGEGVNIGAGSITCNYDGANKHATVIEDGAFVGSDTMMVAPVTIGAGAHVGAGSTITKDVTPGALALGRARQQEIEGWVAAHPIEKKK